The DNA sequence TAATGAGAGACACATTATTGTATCAATCAGTGAAAACAGGCACTAGATATATCGCTTCACAATAGGCTAAATCCAAAGATTGTACAATAAGATAGCGAAGATATTAGCAAGACTCAAATTGGGTATCTTTTTCATAACCCAAAATTGCTTCAAAGTACCCacaataaaaactgaaaaaaaggaACAGGGAAAATGGTGCTTCACAAACTTCTGAGAACACATAGCTTCAAGTGGCCATTGATACAAAACCAGACTAATTGCAACTATAGAGAGATATTGAAATAGCAAAACAGAGGAAGTGAACCAGAGTTGGATGCATGTGAGACACCGGAGGGATAGCTACTGCACAAAACTAAAAGACAAGCGAAGATATGATCTGCTCAGGAGAAACCCATAAAATGGAGAAATTTtgcaatataaatttatttgcattaGTAGAAGAACGAGAGGTAATAGCATATTTGACAGCAAGGTTTGCTCCAAGGATCATCTTACAAGAATAAGTTACCtggtttcattttttcaaaattctaatcCCAGGAAattggggtgaaaaaaaaaaataataatttgatcaTGAAAACCATTGTATTGAGcttgaaaattaatttgtagTCTTGAAACAAAGCCTGAGCCCAACAGGTAACATTAACTGTGATGAGAAAATAGAGGACCAACTCGACTTACAAGAGAAAAGTATGATCTAAAAGtgacaattgttttttattggcaccgggtgtccaggaacagcgtcccgactaatggTAAAAAAGTGACAATTACATTTTAGGAGTTTTGAAGCATTAAGTTGAGTTAATTTAGCTTAAGAAATTATTTAGAAGCATCCGTCATAATTGTGCCTAAATTAATCATATGTGAATCAAATTCTTGGGCAGAATGgttaacaaaatttattataccTGTAAACTCGGGTATATTGCAAGCTCCAACTTAAAAGGCTTCATAGGATTACGTGAACCACAGGGTAAAACGACAACCCAACTGCAAGAAATACAATACTAACAGGCATGAGGGACTAACAGTTGTGAGAACACTATCCTATAAATAGTCCAGAAAACAAGGGGTAAAGAAAAAACTGCATCAATGCAAGCATATGGCAAGTCCAACCATAAaattaaagagggtttgggggGCGGGGCATAAAAAATGAATGGgtaaaaatcaacaagaataaaTGTACAAGAAATCCCATGAAACCCACACTTTTCTTGAGACTAATTGAGGTGCCAATACTTCAAGAAAACCTGGCCCATAAAGCTCCCGCAGCCAACCAGAGAATAAGCAAATATGACCCTACAgagaaatggaaaaatatatgctttgggattaaaagaaggaaaggaaaattctTTCCAACActaaatttcttataatatacCTCAATGGCACGAACTACGTTACTGTGCCCCTTGGCCCTAGCAACATCAAGAGGAGTTTGGCAATCATCATTCATTAACAGCGCATTCGCTGAAAGTTTTGCAGAAATGATCTATTAGCGTACCAAAAATGGGAGGAAGCACCATATTTGCTGGTCTACCCTAAGatttaaatacaatttcaaTAGCAAATCTTTGCTGATATGATGAAAGTACAGCCCACCTCCATGCAAAAGTAGCAACTTCACAGTATTTTCAAGGCCTCTTTTAGCTGCATGGTGTAAAGGAGTTCCAGCATGGCGACCTAcaacaagttaaaaaaattgatggatGAAGTGAACCCAAGATGACTCAGCACACACGCACATGCATGGATCTGCAATTATATGATatctataattaataaaagcacGCATGGGCTATTAAGCACTAAAGATGAGTTTTTCTATGATACCTTAAGCACGAATTTTTAAGCACTAAAGATGAGTTTTTCTATGATACCTTAAGCACGAATTTCTTCATTCAACGAATGTAGCAAGCATAAGTAATAAAATTGTATCAATTTGTTAGGAAAGACAGCAcagatcataaaatattaaaaagtaaaaagctCAATACCAGGTCGATAAGCATTGATATTGGCGCCGAGCTCTATCAAAGTTTTTGCAACGTTATAAAGGTCCGGATTCAAACATGCTACAATCAAAGGGGTTTTCCCCTCTCTGTCAATCCACTGCACCATAAACCACCAGAATCAACACCAATCCCAACAATCACTCTCACCAATTAcacatattttccaaaaccaccGTCCGCTGAACTACCAAAGAAAAAGGGTAAACCAAGGTAACTATGAGAACTATGATcgaattgttttgttttcacgGAATTACCTCGAGGCCTGCACCTTCTCTGCAAAGGGCTTTGATGCCCTCCGCGTTCCCATAATTGACTTGCTGGTAGAGCAGCTCTTCCTTGGATTGCTGTTGTCCCATTTTGAAACCAAGAGCGTGAGATCCCACGGGTTTTGAAGGaaaaagtaaatctattttccaggaaaaagtaaatcaaaataatacacGGATCCACAAGTATAGAGGAAAACTCGAGCCTTCTGGATAATCAAGAGAGAAACCTCCAGGATCACAAAGACGTTTCGACAATCGAAGGCTAATAATGGAATAGAGatggataataataattaaatatatttattttgataattaataatcgGGTTCTCATTTCTTAGCAAGGAAGGATCTTTGGGAAGTCAAGAAGGAAATTTCCAAGTTCTTTCCCTGAGAAAATTACGTTAGGTATTGTGGTTGTGAATGTAACTTATAATTTTGCGGCTTGTAAgttggagaaatattttagtcatgaaatatttttttattaaaaaactatttattattcgACAATCATACGTgttgtatagatatttttagagtaaaaCTAATATGCTGCCTCACTGTGATCGCTCCTTTTTACCgctgattaaattttttttatttaatcattaagaaaataattttaaatatattaatatatatattttttattttttaaaaatataaaaaaaatataaaaaaaaaatgattggacATACCAACAATAAGAGAGTAGCCGGCATAATAGCCCACtcatatatttatctattaataatttttttaaaatttaaattatgttctgCCCTGTCAAATAAAGTACCTTTGATGCGTTTGAAGAAAATGTATTAAGggtactttttaatttatttgatataaaaaaggATTCAATATGTATCActtaaataatcttaaaatttaaaataggtctttattattttgacattaagtctagtttgtttttagaaaatatctcatttcattttatctaattattataatttttttaaattttaatacaaaataaaataaacaattcaactttttcaaatctcaaaacaaaaataatattaaaaaatatattctaatattactttattcaattttttaattttaatcttaactcatcttatctgcaaaaacaaacgaggccttaaatAACGCAGTGACACGTCAGATCTTGGTTGGCAGATCTACTATATGTTACTGAGTGGGACCGCgcatgatattattaataagtacttaatcattaagtaaaaaataaaaaaataaaaaaaatcatagcgGTAAAAACAAACGGTAGACACCATTGGTAAGAGTAGTATTACTCTCCTCTTAATTCATTTTGATGCAGTTTGGACATcaagttgagataagatgaattatgatgaaagttaaaaattaaataaaatattgttataatattattattattttgagatttgaaaaagttgaattgtttattatattttatgtaaagttTGGACAGcaagttgagataagatgaattatgatgaaagttaaaaattaaataaaatattgttataatattattttttaatattattattgttttgcgatttgaaaaagttaaattgtttattatattttatgtaaaaatttgataaaaattgtaatactgaaatgaaataagatgagatgagatgaaatactttcacggacatattttattaattttctccttcagttttttctcattttttcctttttcaatgaTGTCAATACTAGCATGaattctttttctcattttttttttcgccATCCCTACgttgatgagaaaaatatgGGACTAGTAGTACTTTAGCATTGGCAGACATAATATTATCTACGGATACAGACAATTGATACCAATGAACATGAAAATGGCATGCAAAGCAAAATAGATTGATGCTTAAACACTCAGAAATCCATCACACCATCTTTAGCAGTCAAAATTCAAGATGTTCGTGATAattaaatgatgatattttaataagaaGCCTCTATGGAAAGCCTGAAAGATCAGATTTTAAATGTGAAAGATGGCTTAGCTGCATTGAACACTCAGGGAATGTACAACTATTTTGGCAATGAGAGCTACTACTGATTTTGTAACGTTATCATCTGGCAAAATTATCAGCATAGTACACTTTCAAAACCAGAGAATGAAACATCACAAACAAGGCTTTGCAATGGCTTTGTGAAAAACCTGGAACGTTCATTTTCTGTACAACCGTGAAGGTTTAAGTGCCAGgtgccaaaaataaaaaattaagaacaaaacGAATGAAAGAATTACAAGTAAGCTGTACCATTCATCTCAAATTAAGTCATCCCTAAGTTGTTCAGAACACGAATATGTTTACACCTAATGGATACTTAATGCTGCTATTCTAAGGCAGTTCACCACGTATATCACAGAAGATTTAGTTATAAATCTAATTAGTTTGGGAAGATTCTGATGCCTCGTTATTTTCCTGATCGGCAGGTGCTGGAGTGCCAGATGATCCTTCATCATCAGCAGCAGGTGCTGGAGTGCTAGATGATCCTTCATCATCAGCAGGTGCTGGAGTGCTAGATGATCCCGTTAAAGTAGGGCTTGCTGTTGGACTGTATCTCCTAACTACTCTATCTTTGTTTTTATTCCACCATTCCTCTGCCTGGTGCTCGTCAAACCTTCGTTTACTGAAAAAGGTTTGGATGCAGATGCATAAGCCATGAAGATTGAATTCATTAGATACATTATATTATCATCAACAATTTCTTCAGAGGATGGAAACACACAGACAGACAAATATGAGCAATAGGTAACTCAAAGGAGCTATATCTGCTTTAGACATATGTCAAACACCATCACTTTATACAAGTTTAGACAGAAGCATAATACATGCCAAACACGTCCATATGcagtaaaaaaaatgttgaagatAATTTGTAGTTTTGGGTAATTTCTAGCTTACATGGTGGAGGCACACCTACATACATACTGTGATGGGCTTAAATGCAAGTAATGAAACACTTGAGAACCAAAATGCATAGATATATGTGAAAATGAGCTAGGCATGTGGGAGATCACACTGTACAAAAAgtgaattatttgatgttttttgTTGGGTCAAGTATTTACTCGAGTACCTGAATCTCACTCGCTTAAAAATTTTAGTACCATCTCGAAGTAGAATGACTGTAACATAAACACCGGGTTCAAATTGTTcaatgatttctttttcttcattcctCATTGTTGAAGATCCAGGCAATCTTGAGCCAGTTTCAGAGCTTGGCTGAGATAGAGCACCTCTTGAGTTAGAAACAGATGGTCTATTACTCCCCTGAAGAATATTTCTCCCATTCTCCATTACTCTTGCTATATCTGCATGGCCTTGAGTCATTTTATCTCGCATCTTAGAAGACCCGTTGAGGGAGGATGTTATATGAGATGCGTATTGTTGGTCAGACTCCAAGTCTTCAGGCAGAGATGAAGATATATCAGATGTTTCAGTTGTGTTTAGAAAAGCTTCAGCTTGAGAATGCATGGCTTTAAAGGTTTCACTGTCAGAAACCTCTGGAGGCGCCTTCTCTATCACTTCCTTCAActgaaataaaaaagtttagCACAAACAGTCTAATTAGCATGATTAACTAATGATTAAACCAATATAATAAAAGGGGGAAATACAATTATCATTTCATTCATAGTTTCGTTTCCCCAACAATGATTCAATTGCATGCCACTCAGATTTTGCAATATGAACGGAATGATCTAATCTAAtcctattatttataaagaattttttttttttggaagtaacaaatacaattttattaaaacgaATGAAATAGACGAAACCCATGTACATAGgacatatataaaagaaaagacctaaatacattctaagaagaagaaaacgacAACAAAAAGTCATGAGCTGAAGCAGAGAACCAATGCAATAAAGAGTGCACAAAAAAATTCCGAATTTCCTCCAAAGTACACTCTTTATCATTAAAACACCACTTGTTCATTTTCAactaaatacaccacataagacacacAAAGGAACCATCCACCAAGTGTATGGCCCAAGCTCGAGCTCTATCAAATACTACATATGGGCTAGGTTATTGGGCATGATTTATTTGCACGATCAGTCTCTGTAGTTTCTCTGTAGCCTTTGGCATACATCCTGTCAACTAGTCTTGAGCCCCCTTTTGGTGCCTTCAATTAATTCTTACTCATTGATAGCTAGTGGGAAAAAAAGACGAGTGGCAAAGAAAAACACTGaacctttaattttattaatcatattcgTCATTAGATTTTCCATTCACAGGTGTCAGAATATTTGAACCCTTTCAGTGATTCTGTCAGTACTTTCTGCTGGAACATAATCATATTTGTTGCATGCTAAGATAATTTAGTTTTTCAGTCGAGAAATACAGCAGCCCCTGCTGGCTGCCTGCATCAACCAGCTGTTCTTAaatatgaaatagaaaaaagcAGACAGGTCCCAGAAGcatgattattttgtttcaCTAAATTTTCCAGTAGTATGCAATTTCCCATCATATAGGAAATCTATTCCTAATCATATAGGAAATCTATTCCTAAAACTTTGGTTCGCGTTACATCTGGGCTACAACCTGGAGCATCCTTCGTATTTGAAAGACCCATCAGTTTGAATGAGGAATTTGTATTCAGCAATTAAAATACCTGTTCTGCAACAGACTTGACAAGTTCCCTTGCTACTCTATACTTGGAAGATTCCTCTTTAGCTAATGAAGCAGCTTGTCTAGCATTTCTATGTAAATTCTTAAGCTCCACATCTTGTGCATCGCACTTTTGCTTCAAATATCTAACCTGAAGTGAAGGAGAGGAGAAAAGGAATGAAATTATACCTGAGGGACAGCATCACAATTTAAATCCCAAACCAATAAAGTAATAGGATGAAGAGAAGAATGTTATATTTACAAAAGGTACATAAATCTTACATCGTTTTGCAACTTCGAGACTTCTTGATTCAGTAGTTCATTTGTCTTCCTGAGACCATCAATAAGACTCCTAGAGAATGGGGGAGTGCCAGAGCGTGGAGGGCTTGGTTTCCTCGAGTATGGTGAAGCAGGTCTTGAGTTCATGTGGAGATGAGGCGGTGACGGCCTAACAGGCTTCAAAGCATTCTGAAGAGCACTGAACGAACTTGGAAATGCAATATCTTTCAGTTGTAACAGTGATGGAACTTGAGAAGCTCGCACAATAGAAGGAGAATCAGATCTAGTCCCAGGACTTCTGGACTTGATCTCATGGTATTTGACTGGTTCTGTAGTGGGAGACAGCAAAACCCTCGACGACCTTGCCTCTACCCAATCTAATCTTTCCCTGGAATCTACTGAACGGCGAGGGACTCTAGTTTTTCTATTTGTGTGAGAAGTGTAACCAACCTCAGCAGTTTTAAGTTTTGTATAGCAAGCATCACATACACGATGGGGTTTGCCAGGAGTTGGAGCCAATGCTGCTTTCAATGCCTTTCTTGAACTACAAGCATGACAATGCACCAGTCCACAATTATAACAATTGTGCCTCTTTCTGGTAAAACCAAATGCTTGCCGACAACCAGAGCAAACGGATTGGTCTGCTCCAGAGACCCATTTATGGATGCATATACTTGAAGTAAagtttgagccacaatatatattctttacatGCCTATCTTTTAAGGCTTCAACTAGTGTTGGATATTTCCGGTCTTCTGTGTTCCCATGTCCCAATCTTCCATTAGCACCTCTCCCCCAAGTGTATACTTCACTTCTAGATGTAAGGACAGCAACATGATTTGCCCCACAAGATATTTCTTCAACAAATTCACCAACCAATTTATCTTGTACCAAGCAAGGTACCCTTCCATCAGAGGTTGGATTGCCGAGCTGACCATATGCAGTGTCACCAATGGTAAACACATGACCTGATGTAGTAAGGCCAACAGTCAGTGTATGTCCACAAGCAAGCTGGTGGAAGTTATAGTCAATAAGTGAAGAGACACAGGTGGGAAGAAGATAAGTGTCCTTGCTTCCATGGCCCAAACGGTGTTTGTCACCGTCACCCCAGGTGAACAACTTTTTAGACGAAACATTTGCACCAGTCTGGCCGATAACCTCTACAATGGCCGCAGTATGCCATACTCCACAAGCAATCTTAATAGTCTTCAGTCCACTCAATGATTGTACCTCCTTGGGATATGAAACACTCTCGCGGTCTCCATGTCCCAAAACACCATATGTTCCATCACCAAATGTGAACAATTTTCCATTGGAAGTTGCCAATGCTGAATGCCATGTGCCACATGCAACAGATAAAACTTGAAGTCCTTCTAATGGACCAATAACCCTTTTAGGTATCCAATGGCTAACATCTGTTCCATGACCAAGAAGTCCAGCATTATGGGTACCATCACCCCAAGTAAACAAGTCACCAGATGTAGATACAGCACAAGTATGATACTCTCCACATGAAACAAAATCTACATTAGTAACTGCTAGGAACTCAACAAGATGGGGGCGGCTATAGTCTTTATCAATCCCATGACCAAGCCTACCCCCAGATTCCTCTCCCCAGGTAAAAACCTCACCTTGCCTTGTTACAAGAGCAACATGTCGCACACCACAAGCAATCTGGTGAACATCAAGAACAACATTAGACTCCAAGGGCTTAGGAGTAAGCACATCAGTTTTTGTGGAAATTTGACTCATAGAACCATCATGTGAAATCCCATCGCTCAATACTTCCCCCCATATGTAAATATCTCCCAATGATTCTATGTCATCTGGTCCAGATCCTCCACTAGAAGTACTAGGATTGCTGGAAACACTAAAACGAAAACCATCTCCAGAACTTGTTCTTAtttgcatatttgcacgcacTGAATCCACATCTGAGCTTTCCAAGCTCAACGAAGATTCACAAGAATTCGAAACACGAGATCCCCAACCTTGAGCAATACTTGAAGTGAAATCTAGTGTTGCACCAAAAGAACGGCCGTTCTGAATAAAGTCACCACTTTTATCTAGCTaaataggggaaaaaaaaaaactaaattagatGTTCTGGAAAAACTTCACCACAaacaaatgttcaaaagtaGTTCAACCACCAATGAGTTTTTACATTCTTCACATTTGTATCAAGATGGTTCCATAAAATGCATGTATAGTGCAAAATATGTCATAAAAGCTTAATATGTCAATCAACATCTAATATTAGTTAAGTTGGTCTAGAGTACAAGATTAAAGCCAATTTCAAACTAAGTTTTAAAGGAGCAATGTGTTATgataaaaaaaggagaaagctctcgtaaataaaaatctaaaccCCCACTGGTCAGTATAATGGTTAAAAAGCATGAATATTAGTAGccattgaaaaaatagtattttatatttttttaattgatttatatgtattttcatgttagaaaaatattactttagttTATA is a window from the Juglans regia cultivar Chandler chromosome 7, Walnut 2.0, whole genome shotgun sequence genome containing:
- the LOC109007178 gene encoding PH, RCC1 and FYVE domains-containing protein 1-like, producing the protein MADLASHGKHERDIEQALIALKKGTQLIKYSRKGKPKFCPFRISTDETTLIWYSQGEERNLKLSSVSRIIPGQRTAVFRRYLRPEKDYLSFSLLYNNGERSLDLICKDKVETEVWFAGLKALISTGQQHSRRTRSHLSDLDKSGDFIQNGRSFGATLDFTSSIAQGWGSRVSNSCESSLSLESSDVDSVRANMQIRTSSGDGFRFSVSSNPSTSSGGSGPDDIESLGDIYIWGEVLSDGISHDGSMSQISTKTDVLTPKPLESNVVLDVHQIACGVRHVALVTRQGEVFTWGEESGGRLGHGIDKDYSRPHLVEFLAVTNVDFVSCGEYHTCAVSTSGDLFTWGDGTHNAGLLGHGTDVSHWIPKRVIGPLEGLQVLSVACGTWHSALATSNGKLFTFGDGTYGVLGHGDRESVSYPKEVQSLSGLKTIKIACGVWHTAAIVEVIGQTGANVSSKKLFTWGDGDKHRLGHGSKDTYLLPTCVSSLIDYNFHQLACGHTLTVGLTTSGHVFTIGDTAYGQLGNPTSDGRVPCLVQDKLVGEFVEEISCGANHVAVLTSRSEVYTWGRGANGRLGHGNTEDRKYPTLVEALKDRHVKNIYCGSNFTSSICIHKWVSGADQSVCSGCRQAFGFTRKRHNCYNCGLVHCHACSSRKALKAALAPTPGKPHRVCDACYTKLKTAEVGYTSHTNRKTRVPRRSVDSRERLDWVEARSSRVLLSPTTEPVKYHEIKSRSPGTRSDSPSIVRASQVPSLLQLKDIAFPSSFSALQNALKPVRPSPPHLHMNSRPASPYSRKPSPPRSGTPPFSRSLIDGLRKTNELLNQEVSKLQNDVRYLKQKCDAQDVELKNLHRNARQAASLAKEESSKYRVARELVKSVAEQLKEVIEKAPPEVSDSETFKAMHSQAEAFLNTTETSDISSSLPEDLESDQQYASHITSSLNGSSKMRDKMTQGHADIARVMENGRNILQGSNRPSVSNSRGALSQPSSETGSRLPGSSTMRNEEKEIIEQFEPGVYVTVILLRDGTKIFKRVRFSKRRFDEHQAEEWWNKNKDRVVRRYSPTASPTLTGSSSTPAPADDEGSSSTPAPAADDEGSSGTPAPADQENNEASESSQTN